From a single Rosa rugosa chromosome 7, drRosRugo1.1, whole genome shotgun sequence genomic region:
- the LOC133720737 gene encoding serine/threonine-protein kinase STY13-like, with amino-acid sequence MLEGGAKFTGIIGLNNNDYDLSQGFYHKLHEGEGTNMSTDSMQTSVDGGSVAMSIDNSSVASNTNDSHTRILNHQGLRRRRNDNDSVAAQSVNRGRVTHALSDDQLARALMDSNSVTEGLENYEAWTIDLRKLNMGEAFAQGAFGKLYRGTYNGEDVAIKILERPENDPEKAQIMEQQFQQEVKMLATLKHPNIVRFIGGCRKPMVWCIVTEYAKGGSVRQFLIKRQSRSVPLKLAVKQALDVARGMAYVHGLGLIHRDLKSDNLLIFSDKSIKIADFGVARIEVQTEGMTPETGTYRWMAPEMIQHRPYTQKVDVYSFGIVLWELITGMLPFSNMTAVQAAFAVVNKGVRPIIPPDCLTVLGEIMTRCWDANPDARPPFTEVVRMLEIAETEIMTTVRKARFRCCITQPMTAD; translated from the exons ATGTTGGAAGGTGGTGCCAAGTTCACTGGAATTATAGGTCTAAACAACAACGATTATGATTTGTCTCAAGGCTTTTACCACAAACTTCATGAGGGTGAGGGTACTAACATGTCCACTGACAGTATGCAAACTAGCGTTGATGGAGGCTCTGTCGCCATGTCTATAGATAACAGCAGCGTTGCTTCAAATACCAATGATTCCCACACTCGCATCTTGAACCACCAAGGCCTGCGGCGACGCAGAAATGACAACGACTCTGTTGCTGCACAAAGTGTTAATCGCGGAAGAGTCACACATGCACTCAGTGATGATCAACTTGCCCGAGCTCTAATGGACAGTAATTCCGTCACAGAGGGGCTTGAGAATTATGAGGCATGGACAATTGACTTAAGAAAGCTAAACATGGGTGAAGCTTTTGCGCAAGGTGCTTTTGGGAAGCTATATAGAGGTACTTACAATGGCGAGGATGTTGCTATCAAAATTTTGGAGAGGCCTGAGAATGACCCAGAAAAGGCTCAGATAATGGAGCAACAGTTTCAACAGGAAGTCAAGATGTTGGCTACGTTGAAGCATCCGAACATAGTTCGTTTTATCGGTGGCTGCCGTAAACCAATGGTTTGGTGCATTGTAACAGAATATGCTAAGGGTGGTTCAGTACGGCAATTCTTGATCAAGAGGCAGAGCCGATCAGTTCCGTTGAAGTTAGCAGTCAAGCAAGCTTTGGATGTTGCAAGGGGGATGGCATATGTTCATGGGCTCGGGCTGATTCACAGGGACTTGAAATCGGACAACCTTTTGATTTTTTCAGACAAATCAATTAAAATTGCTGATTTTGGGGTTGCCCGTATTGAGGTGCAGACGGAAGGAATGACCCCAGAGACTGGGACATACCGCTGGATGGCTCC GGAGATGATCCAGCATAGGCCGTACACTCAGAAAGTTGATGTTTATAGCTTTGGGATTGTTCTTTGGGAACTTATCACAGGGATGCTTCCGTTCTCGAACATGACAGCAGTGCAGGCAGCGTTTGCAGTTGTCAATAAGGGTGTCCGTCCTATCATTCCCCCTGACTGCTTAACTGTTCTTGGTGAGATAATGACGAGGTGCTGGGATGCCAACCCTGATGCCAGGCCACCCTTCACTGAGGTGGTAAGAATGCTCGAGATTGCAGAGACAGAGATCATGACCACTGTCCGGAAGGCTCGTTTCAGGTGTTGCATCACCCAACCAATGACAGCCGACTGA